CGGCCAGCAGGTTGGTACCGAGCAGGGCGGTCGGCGTACGCGGGCCGGGGAACGTGGCCCAGGTGCCGACGGTCCACAGACCGGACGCGGCCAGCCGGTCCCGCAGCCGGGGCAGGCCGCCAGGGCGGGTGTGGTCGTACTCCTCCGGCGCGGTCCAGTCGGAGTCGGTGCGTTCCGGCGGCGGCCACGGCAGCCGGTGCAGCCCGAGGAGGTTCTCCGCTCCGAGCAGCAGTCGACCGGTGGGGCGCAGCATCGACACCAGCAGGTCGAACAGGTCCGTCCAGCTCAGATCCGACCCTTCGACCGAGGTGAGCCGACCCAGGCCGTCCAGGGCGACCAGGGTGTCGTACTGCGGCGAGGCGGGCAGCTTCTCGGGGCTGCCGCAGTACACCTGGACTTCCGGCCGATCGGCGTACCGGGTGGTCAGTGTCTCGGCGTCCGGCAGCCCGCGTACCAGGATCGTCAGGTCGGGCGACGGCACCGCGTCGAGCAGGTCGGGGTGGTGCGGGCCGACCACCAGGGTGCGTCCGCCGACGGCGGTCAGCAGCCCGGTCAACGTCGGACCGCCCACCGGGCCGGGGCCACGCGATCCGTCGAGGTCCGACCAGGCGAGCATCTCGCCGCCGAGCAGGCGCGGGCTTCCGGAGGTCATACCGGAGCCGGTACGACGGCAGGGTGCGGCCAGCGGAACAGGTGGCGCATCTCGGCGGGGGTGAGCAGGCGGTCGGCACCCAGCTCGGCGTCGGCCAGTTCGCGGGCGACGGTCACCTCGACCCGGGAGCCGTGCAGGTCGGCCCACTGGCGACGGATGCGTGGCTGGCCGCCCCAGACGGGAGTCTCCCCGGCCAGTTCCATCGGGTCGCCGTACACGGCGGGCTCGCAGCCGGCCAGGACGCCGTAGAGGATCGCGCTGCACAGCCGGTTGGAGGCGACCCGCCGGTGCCGGCGCAGTTCGGTGAGCTGCCGGCCGAGGAACTCCGGGTCGAGGTCGGTCCACCGGCCACCCCGGTAGCCGTGGCAGACGACCCGGAACCCGGCCCGCTCGTAGTACGTGCGGACCCGCTTCGACCGGTGCTCCTGCCAGTAGAGGCAGACCGTCACCGGGCCCGGCTCCACGGCCCGGATCTCGTCGACCAGCCGGCCGTGGTCGCCGAGGATCCGCTGTCCCTCCCAGCCGTGGAAGGGGTACCAGATGGTGCCCTCCCGCCGGGACGGCTCCTCGGGCGTCAGGGCGGCCAGGTACGCGAAGGGCGCGCCGACCACGTACGTCCGCCGGTGCCCGAGGGACCAGGCGCGTCGACGCGTCCGCTCGGACCAGAGGAACAACGGCACCCCGGGTACGAACTCGTGGTCGGGAGCCATCCCGTCGCCGATGTTCCAGCCGTGTTGCAGGTAACCGGGTACGCGGGGCGGCTCCCGGTCGTCGAGTCCGCAGTAGCGGGACAGCACGTGGGAGTGCCCGTAGTAGTGGTTCGCGTGGTGCACGGCGGTGGGTGTCCCTGGTGGTGGCGGGGGCGTTCAGGCGGACGGTAACCAGCCCGCCTGAACGCCCGGCCACGACGAGGTGTCGCCCGGTGTTCCGTGCGCGATACGGATGGAGCCCCCGGCCGGGATCGAACCGGCGACATCCCGCTTACAAGGCGGGTGCTCTGGCCAGCTGAGCTACAGGGGCGTTGTTTCCCGGTCAGCATAGCGACCGACGTCTGCTTTTCCCGCTCGGCAGGGGTCCCGAGCACGGGAAACGTCAACATCCCGACCCGCAGGCGTCGATTCGTGTCCGACCGTGCCCGAGTGACCGGAATGCGAATGCTCTCAGTCCCATGCATCGTCCCGAACCTTGGCATTGCGGCGAAAGCCGTTTACCGTGCAGTGACACGGACGACACCGGGGTTCGCCTCACGTCGTCCGTCGCGCCGGTACGGGTCTCCTGTGCCGGTCGCTCCTTCACTCGGATCGTCCGGCACGTTCCTGCCGGTGAAAGGAAGCGCACCCCCTCATGGCTACGGTCACGTACGCGAAGGCGTCCCGGATCTACCCGGGCACCGAACGCCCCGCGGTCAACCAGCTCGACCTCCAGATCGGCGACGGGGAGTTCCTCGTCCTGGTCGGCCCCTCCGGTTGTGGTAAGTCCACCAGCCTGCGCATGCTCGCCGGCCTGGAGGACGTCGACGACGGCGCGATCTACATCGACGACCGGGACGTCACGCACCTCCCCCCGAAGGCCCGCGACATCGCGATGGTCTTCCAGAACTACGCCCTGTACCCGCACATGACGGTGTACGAGAACATGGCGTTCGCGCTCAAGCTGCGCAAGACCTCCAAGGCCGAGATCGACCGTCGGGTCAAGGAGGCGGCGGCGCTGCTCCAGCTGGAGGAGTACCTCAGCCGTAAGCCCAAGGCGCTCTCCGGTGGTCAGCGCCAGCGGGTCGCGATGGGCCGGGCCATCGTCCGGGAGCCCCAGGTCTTCCTCATGGACGAGCCGCTGTCGAACCTCGACGCCAAGCTCCGGGTGCAGACCCGTACCCAGATCGCCTCGCTGCAGGCCAAGCTCGGCGTCACCACCGTCTACGTGACGCACGACCAGGTCGAGGCCATGACCATGGGTCACCGGGTGGCGGTCATGCTCGACGGTGTGCTCCAGCAGGTGGACACCCCGCGTGCGCTCTACGACACCCCGGCCAACGTCTTCGTCGCCGGCTTCATGGGCTCGCCCGCGATGAACATCAAGACTGTGCCGCTCACCGAGCAGGGCGCGGCGTTCGCCGAGCTGTTCGTCCCGCTGACCCGCGAGCAGGCCGAGGCGGCCCGCGCCGAGGGTGGCGACGGCAAGGTCACCGTGGGCTTCCGCCCGGAGGACTGCGACATCGTCAGCCCGACCGAGGGCGGCATGCCGGTCGTCGTCGAGCTGGTCGAGGACCTCGGTTCGGACGCCAACGTCTACGGGCACGCCGCCCTGGACGGCTCCTCCGAGCGCTTCGTGGTGCGGACCGACCGGCAGCACAGCCCGAACATGGGCGACACGATCTTCGTGAAGCCGCGTACCGGCCGCAGCCACGTCTTCCACGCCACCAACGGCAAGCGGATCTGACGTAGCAACCGCGAAGGGGCGGCCCGCCGATCGGCGGGCCGCCCCTTCCGCGTACTCCTCGTGGCTCGTGACGGGGTCAGAGCTCGACGGCGCGGCGACGCGCCACCTCGGCGAGCGTCACCGCGGCGGCGACGCTCGCGTTGAGCGACTCCACCTCGGAGATCATCGGGATGCTCACCGTCAGGTCACAGGTCTGCCCGACCAACCGGGACAGCCCGCGCCCCTCCGAGCCGACCACCACGACCAGCGGGCCGACGGCGGCCTCCAGGTCGTAGAGGTCCGTCTCACCGTCGGCGTCCAGGCCGACGACCAGGAAACCGGCGTCCTGGCACGCCTTCAGCGAACGGGTCAGGTTGGTGACCTGCGCCACCGGCACCCGGGCCGCCGCGCCGGCACTGGTCCGCCAGGCGGTCGCGGTGATCCCGGCAGCCCGCCGCTCGGGTACGAACACACCCTGCGCGCCGAACGCGGCGGCCGAGCGGATCACCGCGCCGAGGTTGCGCGGGTCGGTGACGCCGTCCAGCGCCACCAGCAGCGGCGCCGCCTGCTCCACCGCCGCCGCGACCAGGTCCTCGAACGGCTGGTACGCGAACGGCGGCACCTGGAGGCCGACGCCCTGGTGCAGCACGCCCCCGGTCATCCGGTCCAGCTCGGCGCGGCTGACCTCAAGGATCGCGATGCCCCGGTCGGCCGCCGTCCGGACGATCTCCTTCATCCGGTCGTCGACGTCGATGCCCTGCGCGGTGTAGAGCGCGGTGGCCGGCACCTGGGCGCGCAGCGCCTCCAGCACCGGGTTGCGCCCGACCAGCAGCTCCGGCGTGTCCTTCGCCGGGTTCGACTTGCGGCCCGGCGCGACCCGGGGGCCGCCACGCCCGGCGGGCTGCTTACCCCGGGCCGGTTTGGCCGCAGGGGTGCCCCGACCGCCGCCACGACCCCAGGTGGTGTCCTTGCTGCCGGGCTGGCCGATCTTGGGGGCGCGCCCCTCCTCGGCCGCCGCCCGACGCTCCTTCTCCTGCTTCCAGGCGGTGCGCTGGGGCAGCTTCTCGGTGCCCGAGTAACCCTTGTGCCAGGGACGTTCGTCGGCCGGCAGGGTCCGGCCACGCCCGGCGAGGGAGTCCCGGTTCTTGCCGCCGGAGCCCTTCGGGGCCCCCGCCTTCGACGTCATCCGCCGGCCACGGCGTTGCGAATTGCCGGCCATCAGTCATGTTCTCCAATTGTCCAACGCGGGCCCTGCGGGGTGTCCTCGACCACCACACCGGCTCGCTTGAGTTGATCCCGCAGCGCGTCGGCGGCGGCCCAGTCCTTGCGGACCCGGGCCTGTGCGCGCTGTTCGAGTGCCAGGGCGACCAGGGAGTCCACCACACCACGGAGGTCGCTCGCCCGGGCGCCGCCCGCCCACGCCGGGTCGAGCGGGTCGACGCCGAGGATATCCAGCATGGCCCGGACGTCGGCGAGCGTCGTGCGGACGGTCACATCGTCCGCGCACGCCAACGCGGAGTTGCCGTCGCGCAGCACGTCGTGCAGCACGGCCAGCGCGGCCGAGGTGTTGAGGTCGTCGTCCATCGCCGCCGCGAACGCCGCCGGCACCTCGCCGACCTGGCCGACCCCGACCCGTTCGACGGCCCGCTGGACGAAGCCCTCGATCCGCCGGTACGCGACCGCAGCCTCCCGCAACGCGTCCTCG
Above is a window of Verrucosispora sp. NA02020 DNA encoding:
- a CDS encoding ABC transporter ATP-binding protein, translated to MATVTYAKASRIYPGTERPAVNQLDLQIGDGEFLVLVGPSGCGKSTSLRMLAGLEDVDDGAIYIDDRDVTHLPPKARDIAMVFQNYALYPHMTVYENMAFALKLRKTSKAEIDRRVKEAAALLQLEEYLSRKPKALSGGQRQRVAMGRAIVREPQVFLMDEPLSNLDAKLRVQTRTQIASLQAKLGVTTVYVTHDQVEAMTMGHRVAVMLDGVLQQVDTPRALYDTPANVFVAGFMGSPAMNIKTVPLTEQGAAFAELFVPLTREQAEAARAEGGDGKVTVGFRPEDCDIVSPTEGGMPVVVELVEDLGSDANVYGHAALDGSSERFVVRTDRQHSPNMGDTIFVKPRTGRSHVFHATNGKRI
- the rlmB gene encoding 23S rRNA (guanosine(2251)-2'-O)-methyltransferase RlmB, which translates into the protein MAGNSQRRGRRMTSKAGAPKGSGGKNRDSLAGRGRTLPADERPWHKGYSGTEKLPQRTAWKQEKERRAAAEEGRAPKIGQPGSKDTTWGRGGGRGTPAAKPARGKQPAGRGGPRVAPGRKSNPAKDTPELLVGRNPVLEALRAQVPATALYTAQGIDVDDRMKEIVRTAADRGIAILEVSRAELDRMTGGVLHQGVGLQVPPFAYQPFEDLVAAAVEQAAPLLVALDGVTDPRNLGAVIRSAAAFGAQGVFVPERRAAGITATAWRTSAGAAARVPVAQVTNLTRSLKACQDAGFLVVGLDADGETDLYDLEAAVGPLVVVVGSEGRGLSRLVGQTCDLTVSIPMISEVESLNASVAAAVTLAEVARRRAVEL